Proteins from a genomic interval of Halopseudomonas litoralis:
- a CDS encoding phosphonate dehydrogenase, producing the protein MKPRVVITHKVHDETLELLAPHCELITNQTTETLPRDEVLRRVSNAQAMMAFMPDRVDADFLDACPQLKVVGAALKGFDNFDVQACTQRDVWLTFVPDLLTVPTAELTVGLTIGLVRQVKAADEHVRSGNFQGWTPQFYGLGIEGSTVGIVGMGAIGKALAQRLKGWGAKVRYSELQALNAVEEAALDIEFCSLEALLETSDIVMLALALNSHTLHTIDASRLALMKAGAFLVNPCRGSVVDEQAVLDALRSGHLGGYAADVFEMEDWAREDRPRAIDPDLLAQPNTVFSAHIGSAVSGVRLAIERRAAENILQALKGDIPKDAANHVAKAGAAAC; encoded by the coding sequence ATGAAACCACGTGTCGTAATAACCCATAAAGTGCATGACGAAACCCTTGAGTTACTCGCTCCGCATTGCGAGCTGATTACCAACCAGACTACCGAGACGCTTCCCCGGGATGAGGTGTTGCGCCGGGTTAGCAATGCGCAGGCAATGATGGCCTTCATGCCTGATCGTGTCGACGCTGACTTTCTCGATGCCTGCCCGCAACTCAAGGTTGTCGGGGCGGCGCTGAAAGGGTTCGACAATTTTGATGTGCAGGCCTGTACGCAAAGGGATGTTTGGCTGACCTTTGTACCGGATCTGCTCACCGTGCCAACGGCCGAACTGACTGTCGGGCTGACAATCGGATTGGTGAGGCAGGTAAAAGCCGCTGATGAACATGTCCGGTCGGGCAATTTTCAGGGTTGGACACCGCAGTTCTACGGGCTGGGCATTGAGGGATCGACTGTAGGTATCGTCGGTATGGGTGCGATCGGCAAAGCATTGGCACAGCGGCTCAAAGGGTGGGGCGCAAAGGTCCGGTACAGCGAACTGCAGGCGTTGAACGCCGTGGAAGAGGCGGCGTTGGATATTGAGTTCTGCTCGCTAGAGGCGCTGCTGGAAACGTCTGATATCGTGATGCTGGCGCTGGCGCTCAATTCCCACACCCTGCATACGATCGATGCGAGTCGTCTTGCTCTGATGAAAGCGGGTGCGTTTCTGGTCAATCCCTGCAGGGGCTCGGTGGTCGATGAGCAAGCGGTGCTTGACGCATTGCGTAGCGGTCACTTGGGAGGCTATGCGGCAGACGTATTTGAAATGGAGGACTGGGCCAGGGAGGACCGGCCGCGCGCTATTGATCCGGATTTGTTGGCGCAGCCCAATACAGTATTCAGTGCGCATATAGGGTCGGCGGTCAGCGGAGTTCGTTTGGCCATCGAGCGCCGGGCCGCAGAAAATATCTTGCAGGCGCTGAAAGGCGATATTCCTAAAGATGCCGCCAATCATGTTGCCAAGGCCGGAGCCGCTGCGTGCTGA
- a CDS encoding low affinity iron permease family protein, with protein sequence MTKKGMFECASEWLADKAGSGPTFALAIAGIVVWAGSGPLWGFNDTWQLIVNTSTTIITFLMVFLIQNTQNRDTDEIHIKLDALLHATQGAHDHLLSLEDRNAKELKALREEYIELGRKNVG encoded by the coding sequence ATGACCAAGAAAGGAATGTTCGAATGCGCGTCTGAATGGCTTGCCGACAAAGCCGGCAGCGGCCCCACCTTTGCCCTTGCTATCGCCGGCATCGTCGTCTGGGCGGGCAGCGGCCCCCTTTGGGGATTTAACGACACCTGGCAACTGATCGTTAATACCAGCACAACGATCATTACTTTTCTGATGGTTTTCCTGATCCAGAACACACAGAACCGCGATACAGATGAAATCCATATCAAACTGGATGCATTGTTACATGCCACCCAGGGTGCGCACGACCATCTGTTGTCGCTGGAAGATCGGAACGCAAAGGAGCTCAAAGCACTACGCGAGGAATATATCGAGCTGGGCCGCAAGAACGTCGGCTAG
- a CDS encoding TerC family protein yields the protein MESLLLLFSQPTTWVALATLIAMEVVLGIDNLIFISILTNKLPEGQRERARRIGIGLALVMRLGLLGTVAWIVQLTEPVFELMGNAFSWKDMILIAGGLFLLWKATKEIHHSMDPESGGDMFEGKPLENAVTMGFGAAITQILVLDLVFSIDSIITAVGMTEHVPIMVIAVVFAVTVMLVAANPLAKFINDNPTVVMLALGFLLMIGMTLIAEGFGAHVPKGYVYAAMAFSAGIEVLNMLSRRAKRKQRESTI from the coding sequence ATGGAATCGCTTCTACTGCTGTTTTCCCAACCCACCACATGGGTGGCCCTGGCCACGCTGATCGCCATGGAGGTAGTGCTCGGCATCGACAACCTCATCTTCATTTCGATCTTGACCAACAAGCTTCCCGAAGGTCAGCGGGAACGCGCACGGCGCATCGGCATTGGCCTGGCGCTGGTTATGCGGTTGGGCTTGCTGGGAACCGTGGCCTGGATCGTTCAGCTAACCGAGCCTGTTTTCGAGCTGATGGGCAATGCTTTTTCCTGGAAAGACATGATCTTGATTGCTGGAGGTCTGTTTTTGTTATGGAAAGCAACCAAGGAAATCCACCACAGTATGGATCCGGAGTCTGGCGGTGACATGTTCGAAGGCAAGCCGCTGGAGAACGCGGTGACGATGGGCTTCGGTGCTGCAATTACGCAAATTCTGGTGCTCGACCTGGTGTTTTCCATCGACAGCATCATCACCGCTGTAGGGATGACTGAGCACGTCCCTATCATGGTTATCGCCGTAGTATTTGCGGTCACCGTTATGCTCGTGGCCGCAAATCCGCTAGCCAAGTTCATAAACGACAACCCGACAGTCGTGATGCTTGCCCTGGGTTTCTTGCTGATGATCGGTATGACGCTGATTGCCGAAGGCTTCGGTGCCCATGTTCCTAAGGGATACGTCTATGCAGCCATGGCGTTCTCAGCAGGCATCGAGGTGCTTAACATGTTGTCCCGACGTGCAAAACGAAAGCAGCGAGAGTCAACCATCTAA
- a CDS encoding LysR family transcriptional regulator produces MLNLVWIKTLVALLQHRSFQVTADRLGIAQPTVTQHIQKLEEQLQVGLVVRGRTGCQPTPEALLLLPYAESMLKLNERAMAAISGRDLRVGASSNIGIYILQPYVRSFVTAEHSPDLELAIGSNPIIAQKLQNAEVDVAVMEWWQPQTGFQARSWRKEPLVLIVPPTHPYAALSQVGPEHLAGMELIGGESGTGTGRLLDRYFAHGSAIPGVSMQLGSTEAVKQAVKAGLGISLVLASTVTEEVQTGSLCAVPFSGAGLDKELMVVWRENPAKSDQLPDFVSHLLNGGGGSLLSTGHI; encoded by the coding sequence GTGCTGAATCTAGTCTGGATCAAGACATTGGTTGCCTTGCTTCAGCATAGAAGTTTCCAGGTTACCGCAGACCGGCTGGGGATCGCCCAGCCGACGGTAACGCAACATATCCAGAAGCTGGAGGAGCAACTCCAGGTCGGCTTGGTTGTACGGGGGCGCACCGGCTGTCAGCCAACCCCCGAAGCGCTGCTACTGTTGCCCTATGCCGAGAGCATGTTGAAGCTGAATGAGCGTGCTATGGCCGCAATCAGTGGGCGGGACCTGCGCGTGGGGGCGAGCTCGAACATCGGTATCTATATATTGCAGCCGTATGTACGCTCGTTCGTTACCGCAGAGCACAGCCCTGACTTAGAACTGGCGATAGGTAGCAACCCGATCATTGCGCAGAAGTTGCAAAATGCAGAAGTGGATGTAGCGGTCATGGAGTGGTGGCAACCTCAAACGGGCTTCCAGGCGCGAAGCTGGAGAAAGGAGCCGCTGGTACTGATAGTGCCACCGACACATCCCTATGCGGCGCTTTCCCAGGTCGGCCCGGAACATCTAGCCGGTATGGAGTTGATCGGCGGGGAGTCAGGGACGGGCACTGGGCGGTTGCTGGATCGCTATTTTGCTCATGGAAGTGCCATCCCTGGAGTGTCAATGCAGCTAGGTAGCACGGAAGCGGTCAAGCAGGCTGTCAAAGCAGGGCTGGGGATTTCGCTGGTGCTGGCCTCTACCGTCACAGAGGAAGTTCAAACAGGCAGCCTTTGTGCTGTCCCGTTCAGCGGGGCAGGCCTGGATAAGGAGCTGATGGTCGTCTGGCGTGAAAACCCGGCAAAGTCAGATCAACTGCCGGATTTTGTCAGTCATTTGCTTAATGGGGGCGGAGGTTCGCTCTTGAGCACTGGGCACATTTAG
- a CDS encoding antitoxin Xre-like helix-turn-helix domain-containing protein → MSLADIQRITAEKHQSTAGLRTAITIMERWGALREQMARTLRVSSSTLARAKAGNGTITLDNDQLDRVSYVLNIHATLRLVFDNPDNVYGFVKLPNHNAFFNGRKPLDVMAEGSFASLYETFRRIDGLRGAMW, encoded by the coding sequence ATGTCATTAGCAGACATCCAAAGGATCACAGCTGAAAAGCATCAAAGCACTGCAGGCTTGCGCACCGCGATAACTATCATGGAGCGCTGGGGTGCGTTACGCGAGCAGATGGCCAGGACTCTCCGTGTTTCGAGCAGCACCCTTGCTCGAGCCAAAGCGGGTAACGGGACCATTACGCTGGATAATGATCAGCTCGATAGAGTCAGCTATGTGCTCAACATCCATGCCACACTCCGGCTTGTGTTCGACAATCCTGACAACGTGTATGGCTTCGTCAAGTTGCCCAATCACAACGCCTTCTTCAATGGCCGCAAGCCATTGGATGTCATGGCAGAGGGCAGTTTTGCATCGCTTTACGAGACTTTCCGCCGAATTGACGGGCTGCGAGGGGCGATGTGGTGA
- the phnE gene encoding phosphonate ABC transporter, permease protein PhnE translates to MSVHSSVALKDTADRQQVLTDYGRGWKRKLAQVAAVLGVVLVASWYVNLLDFDTLAQGVPAIMTLAGESFPPDFSNAASWFSPLIDTLAMSIAGTAIAVSLSLPLAFLAARNTSPHPVVFQLTRVVLNGLRSVPELIMGIIFVAAVGFGALPGVLALGLHSIGMVGKFFAEAIEHVDEAPVEAARAAGATRLQVLFHAVLPQVLPQFADVSIYRWEYNFRASTVMGMVGAGGIGFELMGSLRIMQYQEVLAILLVILLMVTLVDALSGFLRKSFK, encoded by the coding sequence ATGAGCGTTCATTCGAGCGTTGCGTTGAAGGATACGGCTGATCGTCAACAGGTGCTGACTGATTATGGTCGGGGCTGGAAGCGCAAGCTGGCGCAAGTCGCTGCGGTTCTCGGTGTGGTGCTGGTTGCCAGCTGGTATGTGAATCTATTGGACTTTGACACCCTGGCCCAGGGTGTGCCGGCCATTATGACCCTGGCCGGAGAGTCCTTTCCGCCTGACTTCAGTAATGCGGCAAGCTGGTTTTCGCCATTGATCGATACCTTGGCGATGAGCATTGCAGGGACCGCAATTGCGGTCAGTCTGTCCTTGCCGCTGGCGTTTCTGGCGGCGCGCAACACATCGCCGCATCCGGTGGTGTTTCAGTTGACCCGGGTCGTGCTGAACGGGCTGCGGTCGGTGCCCGAGCTGATCATGGGCATCATCTTTGTAGCGGCGGTTGGTTTTGGGGCCTTGCCAGGCGTGCTGGCGCTCGGGCTGCATTCAATTGGCATGGTCGGCAAGTTTTTTGCCGAAGCCATAGAGCATGTGGATGAAGCGCCGGTGGAAGCTGCTCGGGCTGCTGGGGCCACGCGATTGCAAGTGCTCTTCCATGCCGTGTTGCCTCAGGTCCTACCGCAGTTTGCGGATGTTTCAATCTACCGCTGGGAATACAACTTCCGCGCTTCCACGGTGATGGGCATGGTCGGCGCTGGGGGAATCGGCTTTGAGCTGATGGGCTCTTTGCGAATCATGCAATACCAGGAAGTGCTCGCGATCTTGCTGGTCATACTGCTGATGGTAACGCTGGTGGATGCACTTAGCGGCTTTCTGCGCAAATCATTTAAGTAA
- the phnD gene encoding phosphate/phosphite/phosphonate ABC transporter substrate-binding protein, with protein MKLLNKIVLAAGLFIAGASSTMAADANPDTLKVALLPDENASELIKRNQPLKDYLESTLDKKVQLIVTTDYSSMIEAMRFGRIDLAYFGPLSYVLAKSKSEIEPFAAMLVDGKPTYRSVLIANVDSGVDSYGDLKDKKMVYGDRASTSSHLIPKTVLVEAGMKADKDYQQHFVGSHDAVAVNVANGNADAGGLSEVIFKHVLETGLIDPTKVKVLGYSGEYPQYPWAMRSNLDADLKASVKNAFVNLDDPTVLENFKAEGFAPIADADYDIIRDMGSLLGLDFATM; from the coding sequence ATGAAACTGCTTAACAAAATAGTGCTGGCTGCAGGTCTTTTTATTGCAGGAGCGAGTTCAACGATGGCTGCCGACGCCAATCCTGACACCCTCAAGGTGGCACTGCTGCCAGATGAAAACGCCTCGGAGCTGATCAAGCGCAACCAGCCGCTGAAAGACTACCTTGAAAGCACGCTGGACAAGAAAGTTCAGTTGATCGTCACCACGGATTACTCCTCCATGATTGAGGCGATGCGTTTTGGCCGGATTGATCTGGCCTATTTCGGTCCCTTGTCCTATGTCCTGGCGAAGAGCAAAAGTGAAATCGAGCCTTTTGCCGCAATGCTTGTCGATGGCAAGCCTACCTACCGTTCTGTATTGATCGCCAACGTTGATTCTGGTGTGGATTCCTACGGGGATCTGAAAGACAAGAAGATGGTCTACGGCGACCGTGCTTCAACCTCCAGTCACCTGATCCCCAAAACGGTGCTGGTGGAAGCTGGGATGAAAGCCGACAAGGATTATCAGCAACATTTTGTGGGCAGCCATGATGCGGTGGCGGTGAACGTAGCCAATGGCAATGCCGACGCGGGAGGGCTGTCAGAGGTGATCTTTAAGCACGTATTAGAGACTGGTCTGATCGACCCGACCAAGGTCAAGGTGCTGGGTTACAGCGGAGAGTACCCGCAATACCCCTGGGCCATGCGCTCGAATCTCGACGCCGATCTCAAGGCCAGCGTCAAGAACGCTTTTGTCAATCTGGACGATCCGACCGTTTTAGAGAACTTCAAGGCCGAAGGATTTGCTCCGATCGCGGATGCCGATTACGACATCATCCGCGATATGGGTAGCCTGCTTGGGCTCGACTTCGCCACGATGTAA
- a CDS encoding alpha/beta fold hydrolase — protein MKASLPLMSITAGLLLATAPLHAAEPTASYGPQLQGFDYPHPLQRFEFDSQGQTLSMGYMDVAPTAQANGRTIVLMHGKNFCGATWEATIDVLADHGYRVIVPDQIGFCSSTKPVGYQFSFNQLAATTQTLLDSLDVDQATIAGHSMGGMLAARYALSYPDTTEQLVLVNPIGLEDWQAEGVPYASIDQLYQGELKTDFDSIKAYQQRVYYDGEWKPEYSRWVSMQAGLYAGPGREQVAMNQAQTSDMIFTQPVVHEFDRIKVPTLLLIGGMDRTAPGANRAKPDVAARLGNYPVLGRDTAEAIPNATLVEFPELGHSPQVEAPDRFHEALLRGLNNEMEQD, from the coding sequence ATGAAAGCTTCCTTGCCATTGATGTCAATCACCGCCGGCCTCCTGCTGGCCACCGCACCGCTTCATGCCGCCGAACCGACGGCCAGTTACGGCCCGCAACTGCAGGGCTTCGACTACCCGCACCCGTTGCAGCGGTTCGAATTCGACTCCCAGGGTCAGACCTTGTCAATGGGTTATATGGATGTTGCCCCAACCGCGCAGGCCAACGGTCGCACGATCGTGCTGATGCATGGCAAGAACTTCTGCGGCGCGACCTGGGAAGCGACCATCGACGTGCTGGCTGACCACGGCTACCGCGTGATCGTGCCCGATCAGATCGGCTTCTGCAGCTCGACCAAGCCGGTGGGCTACCAATTCAGCTTCAACCAACTGGCCGCCACTACCCAGACACTGCTGGATTCTCTGGACGTTGACCAAGCCACCATCGCTGGCCATTCGATGGGTGGGATGCTGGCGGCACGCTATGCCTTGAGCTACCCGGATACCACCGAACAACTGGTACTGGTCAACCCGATCGGGCTGGAGGACTGGCAGGCTGAAGGTGTGCCTTATGCCTCCATCGACCAGCTTTATCAAGGCGAGTTGAAGACGGACTTCGACAGCATCAAGGCCTACCAGCAACGCGTCTATTACGACGGCGAATGGAAACCGGAGTATTCGCGCTGGGTGTCGATGCAGGCCGGCTTGTACGCCGGCCCCGGCCGCGAACAGGTGGCGATGAACCAGGCACAAACCTCTGACATGATCTTCACCCAGCCGGTAGTGCATGAGTTTGATCGCATCAAAGTGCCCACTTTGCTACTGATCGGGGGAATGGACCGTACCGCTCCCGGTGCCAACCGCGCAAAACCCGACGTCGCGGCGCGGCTGGGTAACTATCCGGTATTGGGGCGCGATACCGCAGAGGCGATTCCCAACGCCACCCTGGTCGAGTTTCCGGAGCTGGGGCACTCGCCGCAGGTAGAGGCGCCGGACCGGTTCCACGAGGCGCTGCTGCGTGGGCTGAACAACGAAATGGAACAAGACTGA
- a CDS encoding site-specific integrase gives MGRKPSRPGAIPRFRERLKPSGKKYYYYDTGGKPRKEIPLGSDYGLAIMKYAEFERDRTADARVQEVITFKYVADRYLVEVVPTKSPATQKDNLRELKNLLAFFNDPPAPLDAIQPQHVRQYLRWRSSAPVRANREKALLSAIWNFAREMGYTALANPCAGVKGNKETGRDVYIEDSLYKTVYDKAEVGLQDAMDLAYLTGQRVTDVRLMDERDIRDGQIWIKQGKTAAKRRIELMGELALLIVRIKARKAGHKVRSTRLVVAADGEPMSASMLRTRFDKAREDAGIPKSAFQLRDLRAKAGTDKAESSGDIMQARDQLGHTTVTMTEHYVRNRKGKKVEPTR, from the coding sequence ATGGGAAGAAAACCGTCAAGGCCGGGGGCTATTCCCCGGTTCAGGGAACGATTAAAGCCCAGCGGCAAAAAATACTATTACTACGATACAGGCGGGAAGCCGAGAAAAGAGATCCCGCTGGGCAGTGATTACGGCCTGGCTATCATGAAATATGCGGAATTCGAGCGCGATCGGACTGCTGACGCCCGGGTTCAAGAGGTCATCACTTTCAAGTACGTGGCTGACCGCTATCTGGTTGAGGTGGTGCCCACCAAATCCCCCGCCACCCAGAAAGACAATCTGCGTGAACTGAAGAACCTGCTGGCGTTCTTCAATGACCCGCCTGCACCGCTCGATGCGATACAGCCCCAGCACGTTCGCCAGTACCTGCGCTGGAGAAGCTCTGCACCGGTACGAGCCAACCGAGAGAAGGCACTGCTGTCAGCAATATGGAATTTCGCCCGGGAGATGGGCTATACGGCCTTGGCCAACCCATGCGCTGGCGTGAAGGGCAACAAAGAAACTGGCCGGGATGTGTACATTGAGGATTCGCTATACAAAACAGTGTATGACAAGGCGGAAGTCGGCCTGCAGGATGCCATGGATCTGGCATATCTGACGGGCCAGCGGGTGACCGATGTGAGGCTAATGGATGAGCGAGATATCAGGGATGGGCAGATTTGGATTAAACAGGGAAAGACAGCGGCAAAGCGACGCATCGAGCTTATGGGCGAGCTGGCGTTGTTGATTGTCAGAATTAAGGCGCGTAAGGCAGGCCACAAAGTGCGTTCTACCAGACTGGTCGTGGCGGCCGACGGCGAGCCTATGAGCGCCAGTATGTTGCGCACTCGGTTCGACAAGGCCAGAGAGGATGCAGGTATTCCCAAGTCAGCGTTTCAGCTGCGAGATTTGCGGGCGAAAGCAGGGACCGATAAAGCCGAATCCAGCGGAGATATCATGCAGGCCAGGGATCAGCTCGGGCACACTACGGTGACCATGACAGAGCACTATGTGCGCAACCGGAAAGGCAAGAAGGTGGAGCCGACGAGATAG
- a CDS encoding IS3 family transposase (programmed frameshift) — protein MTRKRRTFSPEFKQEAASLVLDQGYSIPQACTSLGVGESALRRWVDQLSQERQGVTPKGKALTPEQRKIQELEARCKRLEMEKTIFKKGYRSLDVGRDESYALIDQLSEQMPVEMVCAAFDVSRSSYYDYRQRRGRIDVERLALRAKVNRLFSKSRSSAGSRTMVGLLSEDGIAAGRFKVRRLMSELGLICKQPGLHAYKQATVERIDIPNHLARKFVVDQPDQVWCGDITYVWTGQAWSYLAVVLDLYARRVVGWAMSARPDADLVVEALDHAWEQRGRPDKVMFHSDQGSQYASRKFRQRIWRYRMQQSMSRRGNCWDNAPMERLFRSLKSEWIPAFGYRNMYEAQRDVGDYLMGYYNQQRPHTFNGGVSPVAAEEKLKILSGIS, from the exons ATGACCAGGAAACGACGCACTTTTTCACCCGAGTTTAAGCAGGAGGCAGCCAGCCTGGTGCTTGATCAAGGGTATAGCATTCCTCAGGCTTGTACTTCTCTCGGCGTGGGAGAAAGCGCTCTTCGCCGCTGGGTCGATCAATTGTCGCAGGAGCGCCAAGGTGTCACGCCCAAGGGCAAAGCATTGACGCCAGAGCAACGCAAGATCCAGGAGCTCGAGGCCCGCTGTAAGCGCCTTGAGATGGAGAAAACTATAT TTAAAAAAGGCTACCGCTCTCTTGATGTCGGACGAGATGAATCGTACGCGCTGATAGACCAGTTGAGTGAGCAAATGCCTGTCGAGATGGTCTGCGCAGCGTTCGATGTTAGTCGTTCAAGCTATTACGATTATCGCCAACGCCGGGGTCGGATAGATGTTGAGCGGCTTGCCTTGAGGGCAAAGGTAAACCGGCTGTTTTCGAAAAGCCGGAGCTCTGCAGGTAGCCGAACCATGGTGGGTCTGCTCAGCGAGGACGGCATAGCTGCTGGGCGCTTTAAGGTGCGGCGTCTGATGAGTGAGCTGGGACTGATTTGCAAACAGCCCGGGCTTCATGCCTACAAACAGGCGACGGTCGAGCGAATCGACATTCCAAACCACTTGGCACGGAAGTTTGTAGTCGATCAACCCGATCAGGTCTGGTGTGGCGACATCACCTATGTATGGACCGGTCAGGCCTGGAGTTACCTTGCTGTAGTGTTAGATCTGTATGCGCGCCGTGTCGTTGGCTGGGCCATGTCAGCCAGACCAGATGCAGACCTTGTTGTCGAAGCGCTGGATCACGCCTGGGAGCAGCGTGGCAGGCCGGACAAGGTCATGTTCCACTCGGACCAGGGAAGCCAGTACGCAAGCCGAAAGTTCCGCCAGCGGATCTGGAGATACCGCATGCAGCAGAGCATGAGCCGGCGTGGAAACTGTTGGGATAATGCCCCGATGGAAAGGCTGTTCAGGAGTCTGAAATCGGAGTGGATACCCGCCTTCGGCTATCGAAACATGTACGAAGCGCAGAGGGATGTTGGTGACTACCTGATGGGCTATTACAACCAGCAACGACCCCATACGTTCAACGGTGGTGTATCACCGGTAGCGGCGGAAGAAAAACTTAAAATACTGTCCGGTATCAGTTGA
- the phnC gene encoding phosphonate ABC transporter ATP-binding protein yields MAPKHVTNPILRVDDLGVTYPGGVVALRSTSVSFAHGEFTVLLGLSGAGKSTLLRTLNHLVQPSSGRVVSREFGPLDARTGLRSHRRKTAMVFQHHQLILRHTALANVLTGRLAYHSTWRSLFPLPRHDLDLALHCLDRVGLADKALMRVDQLSGGQQQRVGIARALAQEPSMILADEPVASLDPATSEIVLSLLKRICQEDGITAVVSLHQLEYAQRFADRIIGLANSHMVFDGAAGELNEAQLARIYAASEKANTLTADACPGNSNPASHLRSVTKLEIAQ; encoded by the coding sequence ATGGCACCGAAACATGTGACGAACCCTATTCTCAGGGTGGACGACTTGGGCGTCACCTATCCTGGGGGCGTTGTGGCGCTGCGTTCGACTTCCGTGAGTTTTGCTCACGGCGAATTCACTGTGCTGCTGGGTTTGTCCGGTGCGGGCAAGTCGACCTTGTTACGCACACTCAACCATCTAGTACAGCCGTCCAGCGGGCGGGTGGTATCCCGCGAGTTTGGGCCGCTTGATGCGCGAACTGGCCTGCGTAGCCACAGGCGCAAGACTGCGATGGTCTTTCAGCATCATCAGTTGATCTTGCGTCACACGGCGCTGGCTAACGTGCTAACGGGCCGGCTGGCCTATCACAGTACATGGCGCAGCCTGTTTCCCTTGCCCCGGCATGACCTTGATCTGGCTTTGCATTGTCTCGACCGCGTGGGTCTGGCCGACAAGGCATTGATGCGTGTCGATCAGCTTTCCGGCGGGCAGCAACAACGGGTAGGCATTGCCCGCGCACTGGCCCAGGAACCCAGCATGATTCTGGCCGATGAGCCCGTTGCCAGCCTGGACCCGGCCACCTCGGAAATAGTGTTGTCGTTACTCAAGCGCATTTGCCAGGAAGATGGCATCACTGCCGTGGTGTCTCTGCATCAGCTTGAGTATGCCCAGCGTTTTGCCGATCGCATTATCGGACTGGCCAACTCCCATATGGTTTTTGATGGCGCAGCGGGTGAGCTGAATGAGGCTCAGCTGGCGCGTATCTACGCGGCGTCTGAGAAGGCTAATACCCTGACAGCTGACGCCTGTCCTGGAAATTCGAACCCTGCCTCCCACCTTCGCTCTGTTACAAAACTGGAGATTGCTCAATGA
- a CDS encoding DUF4224 domain-containing protein: protein MFLTHEELCDLTGAKQKAGQLANLRQNGIRHTIKKSGWPSVTKAAVEQRPEKAAISEWKPRKAS, encoded by the coding sequence ATGTTTCTCACCCATGAAGAGCTGTGCGACCTGACTGGAGCCAAACAAAAAGCCGGTCAGCTGGCGAATTTGCGCCAGAATGGAATCCGGCACACGATCAAGAAAAGCGGCTGGCCAAGTGTGACCAAGGCGGCAGTAGAGCAGCGGCCCGAGAAGGCTGCCATCTCAGAATGGAAACCAAGAAAGGCATCATAA
- a CDS encoding RES family NAD+ phosphorylase, whose protein sequence is MVNWDELSDVDSAQATSYRLVNSKYPPIALFDDVADPEEFEVLYELQARTNPRLLNEAGRLEFVSRSDIPFGSPGCSYAVAPFTHINPAGSRFSDGSFGILYLADTITTALAEVQCHQQSYWAGVEGLAFDRVLLRGLCCKFDQTGMRDLTDIAAEHPIYDADSYAAARVAGAKLKQARVPGLRYKSVRSPGNICWGLFTPRPVRSMVQSTHYEMIWDGRAISSVNKISSV, encoded by the coding sequence GTGGTGAACTGGGATGAGCTGTCAGATGTCGACTCCGCTCAGGCGACCAGTTACCGGCTGGTCAACTCGAAGTACCCGCCCATCGCCCTGTTTGACGATGTGGCAGATCCGGAGGAGTTCGAGGTCCTGTATGAACTGCAGGCGCGCACCAACCCCCGCCTGCTGAATGAGGCTGGCCGGCTTGAGTTCGTTTCGAGAAGCGATATCCCCTTCGGCAGCCCGGGGTGCTCCTATGCGGTGGCACCGTTCACTCATATCAACCCAGCCGGTTCACGCTTCAGTGACGGCAGTTTCGGCATTCTATATCTGGCTGACACTATCACCACCGCACTGGCGGAGGTGCAATGTCACCAGCAAAGCTACTGGGCTGGAGTGGAGGGACTCGCCTTTGATCGCGTGCTGTTGCGAGGTTTGTGCTGCAAGTTTGATCAAACCGGCATGCGCGATTTGACCGATATAGCTGCTGAGCACCCAATCTATGATGCCGACAGCTATGCCGCCGCCCGCGTCGCTGGAGCCAAACTGAAACAGGCTCGCGTCCCGGGACTCAGATACAAGTCGGTCCGCAGTCCAGGCAATATTTGCTGGGGGCTCTTTACGCCACGGCCTGTGCGCTCGATGGTGCAATCGACTCACTATGAAATGATCTGGGATGGCAGGGCCATTTCCAGCGTTAACAAGATAAGCTCGGTTTAA